The Nitrospiria bacterium genome segment GAGCACCACTTCCGGAAGGGGCTAATGCGGTAGTGATGGTGGAGGAGACTCAGCGCCAAGGAAATGAGGTTTCGATTTTCGGAGAAGTCCAGGATGGCGAAAATATCAGGAGGCGAGGGGAGAATATTCGGAAAGGGGAGATGGTATTAGGAAGAGGGACTCCCATTGGGCCTGCGGGAATTGGAATGCTGGCATCGGTTGGGCGTTCGTTTTTAACTGTTTTCAGAGTTCCCCGGGTGGCCATTTTGGCAACAGGAAATGAGTTGGTTGAAGTGGATGGGGAGATAACGCCTGAGAAAATTATAAATAGTAATAGTTTTTCTTTGGCTGCCCAAATCGGGGAGTGCGGAGCCAGATACCGGTTATTGGGAATTGCCCGGGATACCCAAGAGGATGTGGTGTCAAAGCTTTCCCAGGGTTTGGATGCTGATCTTATTTTGGTTTCTGGAGGGGTTTCTGTGGGCTCCTATGATTTTGTTAAACAAGCCAGTCAAGTTCTCGGAGCGGATTTAAAGTTTTGGAAGGTTGCCTTGAAACCAGGTGCCCCATTGGCTTTTGGCCTTTTACAAGGGAAGCCTTTTTTCGGTTTACCCGGTAATCCTGTTTCCTCCATGGTTACCTTTGAACTGTTTGTAAGGCCTGCCTTATTAAAAATGATGGGTCTCCCTTCTTGGTTCCGTACACAATTAGAAGTTGTGGTTGGGAAGGACCTGTCCAACGATACGGGAAAAACCTACCTAATTCGGGTGATGGTTGAACGGGTGGGAGATCAATATGTTGCCACCCCTTCGGGAGAACAGGGTTCAGGAATTTTAATGTCCATGGTAAAAGCCAATGGACTTTTAATCCTCCCTGAAAAACAGCGAAAGGTCAATGCGGGAGAAAGGTGCCGTGTCCTTTTGTTGGATCAACATATCCCCGATCAAAAAAAATGAGTAAACCCTGTGGAATTCAAAAATATCCTGATTCTTCATCCGGGAGGACTTGGGGATGTGGTTTTATCGTTACCGACGCTTCGGGTTTTGCGTCAGCGTTTTCCTGAAGCCACATTTACGTTGGCCGGAAACCGTTCCTTCCTTGAAATCTTAAATTTTTCACAAAATATTTGGTCTTTGGATGGGAAAGATATCGCTTTGCTTTTTACTTGTGATCCCCACCAACGAAAAGACATTCAAAAATTTTTTTCCCCATTTAATTTAGTGATTTCATGGATGGGGGGAGCCGGCGGGGTTGTTGAGGAAAACCTCAAGGCCGTTGGTGTAAAAAAAATATTAGTGGCTACCCCCATTCAAAAAATGAGGAAAAGAATTAAAACCCGTGAGGGCGAGAGCTTCAATACCACGCATGCGTCTCAAGCTTATTTGAACACCCTTATTCCCCTGGGAATTGATGAGCGGGTTCGAGGATGTTCATTGTATTTAAAACATGAGGATTTAATCTCTGGAGATTTTGAATTAAAAAACCGTAAGATTCCGTTTCGGGAAAAACCTTTTGCGGTGATTCATATTGGAAGTGGGGGGGTCAAAAAGCGCTGGCCTCTCCAGCAATTTTCCAAAATTGTATTTTGGCTCCAGAAAAATCTAAACCTCCCTTCCCTTTTTTTGACCGGTCCCGCGGAGGAAGACCTGGTCGATCATTTATACAAGGACATCCAAACATCCCCCGAAAATCATTTTCATAATTTACCTTTAAAGGTGGTTGGGGCCATCATTAAAAGATCCTGTTTTTATTTGGGATGTGATTCAGGGGTCAGCCATTTGGCCGCAGCCCTTGGTGTCCCCACCTATGTTATTTTTGGGCCCACCCATCCTAAAGAATGGGCGCCCATTGGAGAGAAGGTGATCATCATTGGGCCCAGGAAAAATGGGTATCCGGTTTCAAAATCTGGAATTGGGGGGGTTAACAATTTTTGGCCTTCTTCCGATAACGTTCAAACGGCGATCGCATCTGGCTTTTGGGAATGAGGCAATCTTTTCTCAACCAAACCAAAATTGAAAGGGTATTTGGATTTTTTAAAAATGGACCTGAATATTGAAAGAAGCAAACTTTTGATCGATGGTAAAATAAGGGACCAGTCGGTCTTCCCCTGAAAAAACTCGGAGGCCATTTAATAGGGCCTGGGTTAAAGCAACTGAGAAAATGATTTCTTGACTGAGGCCTGTGTCCTTGGAAATGCTAACGGGATCATAATGGTCATCCTGAACAGGGCTCAAATAAAAGGCATAGAGGGAATAAAAAACGAAATCGGTTGCGCTAAAAAATAAAAGCGCGTTGTGATATGTGGTGGGATTGTTGCGGTACCGGGTTAATGAGTATTCAAAGGTTTGACTGACTGCAAATTCCCCTGCCAGGTGATAGGGTAACTTTCCCTCCTCCTCCATTTCGTTGTAAGTGCTTAGACCCAGGAAAAATGAGCCCTTTTGTTGGGTGAAAAATTTGAGTTGATTTCCTTCGGCCCCCAAGGAATCTGCCATTATGAAATGGCCGGATTCGTGAATGGCCATGTTGGTTAAAAAAGCCATTCCAATTTGGGCCAGCTGGCTTACCTCAAAACCACTGGCTGGGTGAGGATCCACCCAATGGGAGGCTATTAGGAAAATGAGTGCCATTCCAAACAGGGCCCCTGGGTGAGGGAAAATTTTTAATATAAATCGTAGTTGCCCAAGAGCTTTTCTCCCGGAACCAACTATTTTTTCGGCCCCCATCTTCTTTCAGAAACCTCCTTTGGAGGGGTTCCTTTTTGGGCACAAAAAAACCATGCCTTCCATTAAGGTGTGGGGGCCTTTGGAAGGGCTCTTCAGTGGTCATCGCCCCCCTTTTTCCTCGGCTGGGTTTTAGGGTCATGACTGGGCGATTTCAACCCTTCGGTTGACTGTGCTTTTTCGGAAGCCCTGTCTCTCTCAAATATAAAAGTAACAGTCATCCCTTATTTGTCAATATTGTCTGTTTTTTATCCATTTTTACGGGAAAAAGGATGAGTTCAACTTTTTTGTCAAAAGGGATTGGGTAATTTATAGAGAATTGGGGGGTAGTCCCTTTAGGCAGGAATGGCCTGAAAATACTGGAAACGGAAAAGAGGATCTACTCATTAGAAACGATAGCTAAGTTGAAATACCAAAAAAACTTCAAGAATGATTTTATCCTTTCCATCCAAAAAAGGATTATCATGACCAGGTAAACCCCTATTTTGATGAACGGGGTGGCCGAAATCTATTTGTTAGAAAAATCAATCCTTTTCAGGGGGTTTTTTATTCCGCATCAAGGGCTTCAATGGCGTGTTGAAAAAGGATGAAGGACCGAAGTCCAGCAGTGATGACCCTGTCTCCTTGAGCATTTGAAAAAATCATGGTAGGGCGGACATCAATTCCATGACCCTCTGCTTCTTGAACATCCATGGCCACTTCTTGTTTTAATTCTTCTTTTTGGACCCTGGTTTCAAACGCAATGGGGTCCAGGCCCGCTTTCTTGACCAATTCAATTTGTATTTCATGTTTCGAAATATTTTTTCGTTGGGTCATTGCAGCGATTCGGAGGAGTTTTAAGAAGGTTTCGGCTTTTTCTTTATTTTGATGTTCTGCCGCCTTATACGCGATGCAGGGAGGCCAGGCGGATTGGGGGGGATCTTCATACCAAAGACCAGAATCAATGGGAACCCTCGTTTTTTTGGACACCACAGCCCACCGATCGGCAATTGTCCAAAGTTTAAGGGGGGTCATGACTTCCATAACGTCTTCAAAAAGAGGAAACATTTTGTAGCGGATATCAATTCGGGGGCCGAAAAAGTGTTTTATTTGATCCAGTGTTTCTTCCATGGCATAACACCAGGAGCACAGGGGGTCCGTATAGTAATCAACTTTGATGGGTAATGGCACCGTTTTTTCTCAATTGGAATTGAAAACATCGTAGCATAGCCCTTTAAATGGAATCAAATGGGAGTGAGTAATTTCCTCCCCGTTTTTCCGGGGGTTTTAATAAATAGTTCTTGACATTTTGAGGTATTTCTCTTATAATTCTCAAGATTTACCAATACTCAATGAAAAATCGAAAATAGGTTTTTGCTGGCCCGAAGGGGATTTTCACCGCTGGTTTATTAAAACCGAGTTTTGCCAGCCTTTATTTTGAATTTATTGGGTCTGTTTAATTCACTTTTGTTTTTAATTTAGAGGGATTTTATGTCTGTTTCCACCATGAAAATTGACAAGCCCGTTCGTAGGAATCTTTCATTCGATTGGGTGAATACCTTATTTTTGACCTTAACCCCTTTAGTGGCTCTTATCGGGTTGCCGATTTATGTATATTATTGGGATATACCTCTTCCTGTTTTTTGGGTTTTTGCTTTTTACCTGGCTGCAACGGGCTTATCCATTACCGCAGGATATCACCGGTATTTTTCCCATCGGTCCTTTACCGCTAAACCCATTGTAAAACTTTTTTTCCTTATTTTTGGGGCTGCAGCTTGCCAAAATTCCGCACTGAAGTGGGCCTCGGATCACCGAAATCACCACCGGTATGTTGACAATGAGGGTGACCCATATAATATCCGGTTAGGGTTTTTCTATGCGCATATGGGATGGGTTTTAATGAGGGACCCTAATAAAACGGTAGAGAATGCTCGGGACCTTTCTGAAGACCCTATGGTGCGGTGGCAGCACAAGTATTATATTCCCCTGGCGATTGGGGTAGGCGGGGGAGTTCCATTGCTGATCGGTTTTCTATTCAATGCTCCCCTTGGGTGTTTTTTGTTGGCCGGAGTTGCCCGGACGGTGATTGTCCATCACTGCACCTTTTTAATTAACTCCTTGTGCCATTTTATGGGAAAACAACCCTATTCCTTGAAAGACTCTTCGCGGGATAGTGCATTGGTTGCATTAGTGACCTACGGGGAAGGGTATCACAACTTTCATCACCGTTTTCAATTTGATTACAGAAATGGGGTGCGCTGGTATCATTTTGATCCTTCAAAGTGGCTGATTAAAACCCTTGAAATATTCGGTTTGACAGGAAATCTAAAAACGGCCTCAGAGGTTCATATTTTTAAAGCTCGCTTGGAGGTGCAGAAAGAAAAAGTTCAGCAAAATCTGACGGGTTTTTCGGAAGATTTTCGGGAATTGATGGAAAAAAAGGTTCATGCTACTCACGATAAGCTGTTATTGGCTTATGAACGATTGGGAAATCTTAAAAAAGAATATCGCTTGTTTAAAGATTCCGTTGATGCGAAGAGGGGAGAGATGATTCTTAAAATAAAAAACGATCTTCAAAAAGAAAGATCTCATTTCAAGGAAATTTATGATTCCTGGGCACTGTTGGTTCAAGAGTGCTAATTTAGTTCCTGCCTAAGCTTTAATCCTGTGGAAGCCATCCTACATTTATTCCAGATGTTCTTTTTTTAAAAGCCTTTGATTTTTCTTAAAAGCTTTATAAATTAATTTTTTTTTTAAACCAAAATACAAGCCGTGAAATGGTTTTGGGGACCTTCTTCAAGAGGGGGGTCTTCTTTTAAACATTCTGGAATTCGCTTCTGGCAACGAGAATAAAATCGGCAACCTTTGGGAAGATCGATGGGACTGGGAAGGTCTCCCTCCAAAAGGTTTCTGTTTCTTTTAACTTTTGGATCGGCCTGAGGGATCGAATTCAATAAGGCCTGGGTATAGGGATGTTGTGGACGGGTATACAGGTCCTTGGCGGTTGCCATTTCAACAATTCGGCCCAGATACATGACTGCGACCTGATCACTCATGTGGCGAACCATATTGAGGTCATGAGCGATGAACAGAAGGGAAAGATGAAATTCCTCTTGGAGATCCTGCAAAAGATTAATGACTTGGGCTTGGATGGAGACATCCAGAGAAGAAACGGGTTCGTCAGCTACGATAAGCTCCGGCTTGAGAGATAAAGCCCGAGCTATTCCTATACGCTGTCTTTGTCCTCCGCTGAATTCATGGGGATAACGCATTTGTGCATCGGGAGAAAGGCCCACTTTTTCTAAAAGTTGCACCACTTGATTCTTGCGTTCTTGCCGATTTCCCAACCCGTGAACCATGAGGGGTTCTTCGAGAATTTGCCCAATGGTCATTCTCGGATTGAGAGAGGCATAAGGATCTTGAAAGATAATCTGAATTTTTTTTCGAAATTTCTTTAAATTCCGCTGGGAGAGGTGGGTAATATCCTCCCCTTGAAAAACGATCTTCCCTTCTGTCGGATCCATTAATCGAAGAATTAATCTTCCCAAGGTGGATTTCCCGCATCCGCTTTCACCGACTAACCCTAATACCTCTCCACGCTGGAGGCTTAAAGAGACCCCATCGACGGCATGGATCCACTTTTTTTGCTGCCCGAACCCCCCCTCTTTGACAGGAAACCGTTTTTTTAAATTATGAACGGATAAAAGGGGCTGGTTTTGAACGGAAGGGTTAGATCCAATCATTTGGGCGGTTCCTCCAACCAGCATCGAGAAAAATGTTGGGGGGCCTGTTTTAAAAGGCCTGGTTCTTCGGTATGGCAGCGGTCCATCACCCATTGGCACCTGGTGGAAAATTTACACCCAGAGGGAAGATCGGTTAGTTTGGGAACAGACCCTTTTATGGTACGAAGACGGGTTTTTACTTCTCCTTGTTCGAACCGGGGAAGAGAATCTAAAAGGCCCTTTGTATAAGGGTGTCTTGGTATTGCGAAAAGATCTTCTGTTTTGGCCTGTTCCACGATCCGTCCTGCATACATAATGACCACCTCCTCGGCAACCTCTGCAATGACGCCCAGATCATGGGAAATAAGAATCATTGCCATCCCAATTTGGGTTCGAAGATCTTGTAGGAGGGCTAAAATTTGAGCCTGTATGGTGACATCTAAGGCGGTGGTAGGTTCATCGGCAATAATGAGGTCCGGGTTACATGAGATGGCCATTGCAATCATGACCCTTTGTCGCATTCCCCCGCTAAGCTGATGGGGGTACTCATCCACCCGGCGTTCTGGTGCAGGAATTCCAACTCGTTGGAGGAGTTCAATGGTTCTGTGTTTTGCATCGGAACGATTGAGTTGGAGGTGAAGTCTCACCATTTCTGAAATTTGGGTGCCAATGGTAAAAACGGGGTTTAAAGATGTCATGGGTTCCTGAAATACCATGGCAATGTGCTTCCCTCTTATTTTTTGCATATCTTTTTCAGAGCGTGTTAGAAGGTTTTCCCCTTTAAATAGAATTTTCCCATCTTTGATTTTTGCAAAAGGAAGTGGAAGCAACCGCATGATGGATAAAGCAGTGACGCTTTTTCCACAGCCAGACTCTCCGACAATTCCTAAAACTTTTCCCTTTTCTATTTTAAAATTGACGCCCTCAACGGCTTTGAGGGTTCCCGATGGGGTGGAGAATTCAGTGACCAGGTTTTCAACCTGTAAGATGGGGCCTACCACGCTTTGGAGGATGCTCCTCTTTGTTTTATACGGTTTCTCGTTTGGCTAAGGAGAGATAGACTTTCGCTTCTCGACTTTCGGGATTGATGTCTTGTACTTTTCCCCATTCTTCCATAGCCAAATCTATAAAACCTTTCATGTAATATGTGACCCCCAAGTGAATCAGTGCTTGGGAGTAATTGGGGTTTAGTTCTTTTGCTCTCATTAATACACGAATCGCTTCGTCAAACTGTCCTTTTTCCCTTAATGTGACACCGATTTTTGTGATAATATCAACAAAAGTGGGCCGAAGATTAAGAGCTTTGCGATATTCATCCAGCGCTTCATCATACCGGCTTAAATCGTAATATTGGTCTCCGAGGAGAGCATGTTCATTGGCTAATTTGCCTTGAATAAAAGGGTCAATGGGAACCGGTTCTGATTTTACCACTTGAGCGGCTTTTCCAAAAATTTCGTTTGCATCTTCATAACGACCCAGGTCATTATAGGTGACGGCCAGATTTAAAGAGGCCTCGGTGTATTTAGGGTTAATCTCCAAGGCCTTTTTAAAAAAAAGGCTGGCCCGTTCCCATTCGCCCCTCTGATGGAAGATAATGCCCAATTTATTGTAGACATCTGCAAACCTTTTTGGGCTTTGTTCAATGAGGTTTTTAAAGATGGGTTCTGCGCGATCAAATCGCCCCTCTTCAAAAAGACGTCGGCCTTGTTGGTAGAGATGTTCGAAATTCTCATCCATTATTTCTCCTTCGGTTCTTTTTTGGTACCCAGATGGAAAGTGGAAGGGTTTTTAATCTACACTAACAGAAGAAGGAATGTCAATTTTGTATTTACTCATAATGGGAGGACCGTTTTGTTCACGGCCCTCGCTGAAAAAGAACCCCGATTGTCTTGGACGTTGCGTTTTACGAATGGTTTAAACTCATGAAAATCCAGACTGCTCAGTTCATCAAAAGTTGTCAGCATTTGTCAGATTGTCCCCATGATCGGATTCCAGAAGTGGCTTTTGTGGGACGTTCTAATGTTGGAAAATCTTCTCTTTTGAATGTTCTTCTTCACAGGAAAAATTTGGCCAAGGTGAGCTCTTCTCCAGGAAAAACCCGATTAATCAACTTTTTTAGAATCAATGAACAGTTCTATTTAGTGGACCTTCCGGGGTATGGGTTTGCGAAAATTCCAAAAACGGAACAGATAAAATGGAAATCATTTGTGGAAAAATATCTCATCCACCGGTCTAATTTAAAGGGGGTTGTGCATTTGGTGGATGCACGGGTGGGGGCCACCGAAAAAGATATTGCCATGAAGCAATGGCTGGAGGAATATTCAAAACCCTATGTTTTGGTTGCTACCAAGGTGGATAAGGTTTCTAGGGGAAAGCGTTCAGTCTGTTTTCAGGATTTGAATCGAACCCTTTTATTGCCTCTCCATCAAGGGGTGGTTCCGTTTTCATCAAAAACAGGAGAAGGCCTTTCTCCCCTTTGGAAAAAAATTTTTGAACTTCTCTTTTCTTCCTAATGGGTACTGGCCAACCGAAAGGGGTTTTTCTCTCTTTTCCGAAAGTTTCCAAAAACTTCCGCGGAAAAAGAGGTGAGCGCCTTTCATTTGCAGATCTCTCGTGTTAAAAAAAATTTTGAGAGGAAAAGGAACTTTGAATTACCCTTGAGGATTTCCCATAGGAGATTGCGGTAAGGGAAAGGGTTGTTCCGGGGGAATGGGGGTATAGGCCCTGTTAATTTGGTAGGCCGTTTCAAACCTTTTAAAGGCCGCTGTAAAATCTCCCATTTTGTAAAAAGTATACCCCAAATAATAATGGGCTTTTACATTTTCGGGATTAATTGAAATAGCGGTTTTAAATTCTTGAATAGCAGACACAAATTGTTTTTGATAGTAAAGATTCAAGCCGTTTTGAAAATGTTTATTGGAGGCCTGTGTATCAAATAGATCTTCCCCGAAAACACCCGTTTGGGGAAAGATGAGGAAAAGAAAGGTGATTGCACTCCAAAGTAAGGCCTTCATTATTTTTCTCCCTGTAATAATTTATGTTGTCTTTTCAAAAGCTTAGTGTGGAGAGTGTAGTTTGACTATATCACCGGTCAAAGGAGCTGTCAAGTTGGGTTGGACTTCACCTAACTGTTTGAAAAATATTGTAATTTTCCCTATTGGGATAAGGAAAAACTACACCTAAGGGTGCTTTCAATAAGGTTCGGTTTGGGTTATTCCGTTTAGGGATTTAAAAGGGTTTAGAATTTAATGGCCACATGGGCGTGGAGTCTCAGTTCCCGTAGCCAGTCATGGTGGAATTCCTCTGATTTTATCTGGATGAGTTTCTCTCCGAGTTCTCCCTTCACCTCTTCAAAGGGTTTGTATGGATCAGTTTCGTTTTTAGATATTTGGAGGATATGAATTCCCAAGGAGCTTTGGATGGGTGTGCTGACCTCCCCAACAGAAAGAGAGAAGGCCGTTTCATTTAAAGGGGACATTAATTCTCCCGATTTGAAATAACCCAAATCCCCACCCCGTGTTTTCTCGGGGCCTTCGGAGTATTGGTCAACCATATCAATAAAATCTGATCCTTGGTGAATCTGTTCAACAATTTTTTCCGCAAGTTTCATTTTTTCTTGGGATTCTTCGGGGCTCCCTATTTTCAAGAGAATTTGGCGAACCTGAATGCGGGGGGAGCCGGCAAATAGATGCTGGTTTTGTTCATAGAATTCCTTCAGTTTTTCTTCCTCCAGCGTCATACTGGAGGAAATTTCACGATTGACCAGTTTTAGGATGGTTAATTGATCCCGAAGGTCATTTTTGTATTGCTCCAAGGTGAGAGATTCTTTTGCCAGTGCTTGGGCGAAAATTTCATTGCTGACGAAACCGTTTCTGGCTTTAATATCCCCCAATGCGGTTTCCAACTCCGTTTCCGATAAAAAAATACCTTTTTTCCGTGCTTCCTGAAGTTGTAACCTCTTGTCAATTTCTTTTTCCAAAATAACACGCAACGAATTTTGGTCCAGTGGATCCTGTTCCTCACCTGTTTTAGAGAGGCTTTTTTGCCGATAGGCCAACATAGCGCTTTCCTGAAGTTCGGAAAGCGTAATGACCTCCTGGTTGACAACCGCAACAATTCGATCAATTAAAAGGGGTTCTCCCTGAGCATATTCCGGCCCCTTCCAAATGGCAAAAAACAGAATAAAAAATGTTAGTAACGTTTTTGGAAATTTCAGAGGCAATATCCGGTTTAGGGTTTTCATTTTTTTCACGTTTCTGTTTTGAGGACCGAAAGGTTGATATTGATAGAACTGGCCGATTTTAAATCCTGAAGCCATTCTTCGTAAAGTCCCTCCCTTTTTATTTGAAAAAGAAGATCTTGAATTTGCAGCTGAACTTCTTCAAAGGATAATGTCCTTGAAGGAAACTTTTTTTCAACCTGAAAAAGATGAAAACCATAGGGGGTTTTAACCATTGGGCTTATGGCCGATTCCTTGAGGGAGAAGACCACATCAAAATCTTTTGGCATTTCTCCTTTTTTGAAAAGTCCAAGGTCTCCTCCCATTTCCCGATCCGGACTAATCGATTTTTCTCGGGCCAGCGATTCGAACGATTCCCCTTGCAGAAGTGCTTGACGAATCTCTTTAGCTTCCTCTTCCTGTGCGGTGACTATATGCCTGGCTTTTACCTGTTCGGGCATTACAAAATCTTTCTTATGTTTTTCATAATAATTTTTTACCTCTTCTTCGCTAATCAAAATCTTTTGATCAATATTCAAGGAGAGAATTTTTTTAACGAGGAGATCCTCCCGCATTTGGTTTTCCCATTCCAAAAGGGTTATTCCTTCTTCCTGTAAAAGGGTTTCGAATTCCTGGGGAGCATAATCGTCCTTGATTGCTTTAACGGCCTCATTTAATTCGGAATCGCTTACCGTTTTTTGCTGTCGGTGAGCCTCTTGAAGCAGGAGATGATGTTCAATTAATTCCTCAATCAGGGCCTCCACCAATTCCATTGGGGTTTGAAATTCTTTTCCCGATCCAGGGTGAAGGGATTGGTTACGAAGATAATTGTTGAATTCTTTGACGGTTATGGAGTCCTGGTTTACGGTTGCCAGGATTGGCGAAGGGATTTCTTTTTGATTGGCAGTTTCACAACCCCAGGTATTCAAAGAGAGGAACAGGAAAAAAACAGGATAGACCCTTTTCCAGAAATGAAATGTGGAACGGGAAATTTTTAAAAATCGGCTAAAAAGAAGAAGAGAAATTCGGCTCATACCCTAAGAAAATTTGAAAGTTTCAACACGCTATACTCTACCATAGATTTGTCTTGAAATGAATCGTCAATGGAGACGAAGAACATGAAGGCAGGTTTTAATGTGGTGCATTTCTTCTTCCCAGTTTTTTCTTTCCGTAAGGATTTCAAAGCAGTATTCTGAATGAAATCGGATTTTTTCCTGGTACTGGTCCATCAAATGGGTGAACCCCTCTTGGGAAACCCTATGGGAGGGGTCCAGGGTGATGCGAAACCCCTTTTCCTGAGAGTCCATTCGAAGAATGCGAAGAGTTTTGCAATCCATCTTCAATTCCATGACTTGAAGAAGGTGTTGGGCGGCTTCATGTATGGGGCCGAAGCGATCGATTAATTCTTCTTTGAGTTTTTTTAGTTCATGCTCATCCGCCACAGAGGAGAGGCGTTTATAGATGGAGAGGCGCTGATGGGTGTCCGGGATGTATTCCTCTGGAAGGTACGCCGAAACATTTAAATCCAGATTGGGCTCCAGTTCCTCTTCGACCTTTTCCCCTTTGAGCTGTTTGACCGTATTTTCAATCATTTGAAGGTAAAACTCAAAACCCAGGGCGGCAATATGACCCGATTGTTTTTTCCCTAGAAGGCTCCCCGCTCCCCGGATTTCCAGGTCCCGTGCGGCGATTCGAAAGCCTGCCCCCAACTCCGTAAATTCTTGCAAAGCCCGAAGCCGCTTTTTGGCTTCACTGGTAAGGATTCTCCCCTGGGGGATCAGGAGATAGGCATAAGCCTGGTAACCAGAACGTCCCACACGCCCCCTTAATTGATAAAGTTCGGAGAGACCAAATTGATCGGCGCGATTAATAAAAATCGTGTTAGCATCCGGAATATCTAGGCCAGACTCAACAATCGAAGTGCAGACCAGGATTTGGCAATCCTTTTGGATAAATCGCCGCATCACCTGTTCCAGGGCACGTTCTGCCATTTGTCCGTGGGCAATTCCAATAGAGACTTCCGGAAAAAGGTTTTTTAAGAAAGTGGCCATCCGCTCTATGCTTTGGACGCGGTTGTGGACAAAGAACACCTGACCCCCACGGTCCAATTCTCTTTGAATCCCTTCCTGAATTATTTTCTGTTCAAATGGAACGGTAAGGGTGTGAATGGCCAAACGGTCTGCAGGAGGTGTTTCAATAAGGGATATATCCCTTGCCCCCAGTAGCGAGAATTGAAGTGTGCGCGGGATGGGGGTAGCGGTAAGTGTCAGCACATCCACATGGGTACGCAACTGTTTGAGGTGCTCTTTATGGGTGACCCCGAATCGCTGTTCCTCATCAATGACCACAAGCCCTAAATCTTGAAATTGAACGTCTTTTTGTAATAACCGGTGGGTTCCGATAATAATATCCACCTCCCCTTTCCGAATACCCTTAATTATTTCTTTCTGTTCTCGCGGAGAGCGGAACCGGCTGAGCATTTCTACACGAACGGGAAAAGCGTTGAACCGCTGGGTAAAGGTTTGAAAATGTTGATGTGCCAAAAGAGTGGTCGGGGCCAACACTGCTACCTGTTTACTTTCCTCCACCGCCTTGAATGCCGCCCGAAGAGCCACTTCGGTTTTTCCATAACCCACATCCCCGCAGATCAACCGATCCATGGGCCGGTCCCGTTCCAAATCCTTTTTGACATCCTGAATGGCGCGGAGCTGATCCGGGGTTTCTTCATATTCAAAGGTGGATTCGAATTCTCTGGATAATGTTGTGTCCGGAGGATAAGTATATCCCTCTGTAATTTCCCGGGTTGCATAAAGTTGTAACAACTCTTCTGCCATTTCCTCAAGTTCCCGTTTCACCTTTTGTTTGGTTTTTGCCCAGGTGGTTCCTCCCAACCGATCCATTTGAGGGGAAGCCCCTTCCACCCCGGAATAAGGCTGAACCTGATCCAGGTGTTCTAGCGGTACGTAGAGTTTGTCCTTGCCTGCGTATTGAATCAGCATAAATTCTTTTTGAATTCCCTGAATATTTAAGCGCTCCAACCCAATATATTGACCGATTCCATGTTGAAGATGAACTACCCAGTCCCGGGGTTCTAATTCTTCAAGGGCTGGCAGGAAGGGAGAGAGTTTGCTTTTTGATGTGGGCCGATGCTTGACTCGGTGTCCTAAAAATTCTTCCTCTGTGATTACCAAAAGGCTTTCCTGGGGGGCCAAAAAACCATTGG includes the following:
- a CDS encoding peptidylprolyl isomerase, with amino-acid sequence MASGFKIGQFYQYQPFGPQNRNVKKMKTLNRILPLKFPKTLLTFFILFFAIWKGPEYAQGEPLLIDRIVAVVNQEVITLSELQESAMLAYRQKSLSKTGEEQDPLDQNSLRVILEKEIDKRLQLQEARKKGIFLSETELETALGDIKARNGFVSNEIFAQALAKESLTLEQYKNDLRDQLTILKLVNREISSSMTLEEEKLKEFYEQNQHLFAGSPRIQVRQILLKIGSPEESQEKMKLAEKIVEQIHQGSDFIDMVDQYSEGPEKTRGGDLGYFKSGELMSPLNETAFSLSVGEVSTPIQSSLGIHILQISKNETDPYKPFEEVKGELGEKLIQIKSEEFHHDWLRELRLHAHVAIKF
- a CDS encoding tetratricopeptide repeat protein — translated: MDENFEHLYQQGRRLFEEGRFDRAEPIFKNLIEQSPKRFADVYNKLGIIFHQRGEWERASLFFKKALEINPKYTEASLNLAVTYNDLGRYEDANEIFGKAAQVVKSEPVPIDPFIQGKLANEHALLGDQYYDLSRYDEALDEYRKALNLRPTFVDIITKIGVTLREKGQFDEAIRVLMRAKELNPNYSQALIHLGVTYYMKGFIDLAMEEWGKVQDINPESREAKVYLSLAKRETV
- a CDS encoding peptidyl-prolyl cis-trans isomerase, which produces MSRISLLLFSRFLKISRSTFHFWKRVYPVFFLFLSLNTWGCETANQKEIPSPILATVNQDSITVKEFNNYLRNQSLHPGSGKEFQTPMELVEALIEELIEHHLLLQEAHRQQKTVSDSELNEAVKAIKDDYAPQEFETLLQEEGITLLEWENQMREDLLVKKILSLNIDQKILISEEEVKNYYEKHKKDFVMPEQVKARHIVTAQEEEAKEIRQALLQGESFESLAREKSISPDREMGGDLGLFKKGEMPKDFDVVFSLKESAISPMVKTPYGFHLFQVEKKFPSRTLSFEEVQLQIQDLLFQIKREGLYEEWLQDLKSASSININLSVLKTET
- a CDS encoding tetratricopeptide repeat protein, which produces MKALLWSAITFLFLIFPQTGVFGEDLFDTQASNKHFQNGLNLYYQKQFVSAIQEFKTAISINPENVKAHYYLGYTFYKMGDFTAAFKRFETAYQINRAYTPIPPEQPFPLPQSPMGNPQG
- the yihA gene encoding ribosome biogenesis GTP-binding protein YihA/YsxC encodes the protein MDVAFYEWFKLMKIQTAQFIKSCQHLSDCPHDRIPEVAFVGRSNVGKSSLLNVLLHRKNLAKVSSSPGKTRLINFFRINEQFYLVDLPGYGFAKIPKTEQIKWKSFVEKYLIHRSNLKGVVHLVDARVGATEKDIAMKQWLEEYSKPYVLVATKVDKVSRGKRSVCFQDLNRTLLLPLHQGVVPFSSKTGEGLSPLWKKIFELLFSS